The Rhodocytophaga rosea genome has a segment encoding these proteins:
- a CDS encoding transposase, translating to MEFLYQAVAPYYGKCGQKSIDPVVFFKLQLVAHYENICSERALIEMSQLRLDILHFLNYNVGERLPCHSTLSRTRKRLPAEVFETCFQSILTACVAAGMVSGHTQVVDAALVEANASTDSLKRKALLEWQLLQGEANLSTPAELTGQVSPFPSIEKTTKPKSCPRNNRTHISMSDAEAKLTQKTGKPSRLYYLSTMAVDTHRHVITHMQADLADEKDSRHLTAIVDKLSAKLMQYRLPFQYLLADAGFGSGENYAFLEARHIKGFISLPGSYQPVREGFHYDPTQNAYICRNEKLLYYHGIRIEKGFATHYYHARVKDCSVCPLKKACCGNKRRQTLTFSVYRHYHQRIQERVESKEGKKMIGLRMSTVEPVFGSLLNYYGMKRSNAKGKQAAHKFMLMAATAYNLQKLLACSTHPIANIQILTQKQIHILYFVLCYVVQHPGVEFVTTPLLLICLIF from the coding sequence TTGGAGTTCCTCTATCAGGCAGTAGCCCCTTATTATGGCAAGTGTGGGCAGAAATCAATAGATCCAGTGGTATTTTTCAAGCTACAACTAGTAGCTCATTATGAAAATATCTGTTCAGAGCGGGCTCTTATTGAAATGAGTCAATTACGCTTAGATATCCTTCATTTTTTAAACTATAATGTGGGTGAGCGCCTGCCTTGCCACAGTACCCTATCCCGCACACGCAAGCGCTTACCGGCAGAGGTATTTGAAACTTGCTTTCAGTCTATTCTTACTGCCTGTGTAGCGGCAGGTATGGTTAGTGGGCACACCCAAGTTGTGGACGCAGCCTTAGTGGAAGCTAATGCCTCTACAGATAGTTTGAAGCGAAAGGCATTGCTGGAATGGCAACTGCTTCAGGGGGAAGCAAATCTAAGTACACCTGCCGAACTTACAGGGCAAGTTTCACCTTTTCCCTCGATAGAAAAGACCACTAAGCCTAAAAGCTGCCCTAGAAATAATCGAACTCATATCAGTATGAGTGATGCTGAGGCTAAACTTACTCAAAAAACAGGTAAACCTTCCCGACTGTATTATCTATCCACAATGGCAGTAGACACGCATCGCCATGTGATTACTCACATGCAAGCTGACCTGGCAGATGAAAAAGATTCCCGCCATCTGACGGCAATCGTAGACAAGCTTTCAGCAAAGCTTATGCAATATAGATTACCCTTTCAATATCTGCTAGCTGATGCAGGCTTCGGATCAGGCGAGAATTATGCTTTTTTAGAGGCACGCCATATCAAAGGCTTCATTTCTTTACCGGGTAGTTATCAGCCGGTAAGAGAAGGTTTCCATTATGATCCAACACAAAACGCCTATATCTGTCGCAATGAAAAGTTGCTTTACTACCATGGGATTAGAATAGAAAAAGGCTTTGCTACTCATTACTATCATGCCAGAGTGAAGGATTGCAGTGTATGTCCGCTAAAAAAAGCATGCTGTGGCAATAAAAGGCGGCAAACACTCACCTTTAGTGTCTACCGCCACTATCATCAACGCATTCAGGAACGGGTAGAAAGTAAAGAAGGTAAAAAAATGATAGGACTCAGGATGTCTACGGTAGAACCTGTTTTTGGCAGTTTACTCAACTACTATGGTATGAAGAGAAGCAATGCAAAGGGAAAACAAGCCGCTCATAAGTTTATGCTCATGGCAGCTACCGCTTACAACCTGCAGAAACTGCTCGCTTGCTCTACTCATCCTATAGCCAATATTCAAATCCTTACTCAAAAGCAAATTCATATCCTTTATTTTGTGCTCTGCTACGTTGTGCAACACCCAGGGGTAGAATTTGTAACTACCCCTTTGCTGCTCATATGTCTGATATTTTAG
- the istB gene encoding IS21-like element helper ATPase IstB, protein MMQIQSQLSQLQLHGMSRSWQALLETRKCHELSLSEGLELLLQAEENERKERKFRRLQRNAFFRYQASIEELQPGSARGLDKSLLNGLATGEYLIKGESILISGATGAGKSFLASALGHQACAQGYSVAYFNVAKLLLKTKMARVDGSLIKFFEKLSKTRLLILDDFGLTPLEAGQRLDLMEMIEDRHARASTIIASQLPVSSWYEVIGEATIADAILDRLLHTSYRIELKGESLRKKH, encoded by the coding sequence ATGATGCAAATCCAATCCCAACTCAGTCAGTTGCAACTCCACGGAATGAGTCGCAGCTGGCAGGCACTGCTAGAGACAAGAAAATGCCATGAACTCTCCTTGAGCGAGGGACTCGAACTACTGCTGCAGGCAGAAGAAAATGAGCGAAAGGAACGAAAGTTCCGCCGCTTGCAGCGCAATGCTTTTTTCCGCTACCAGGCTTCTATAGAAGAATTGCAGCCGGGTAGCGCACGTGGCTTAGATAAATCCCTGCTCAACGGGCTGGCCACAGGAGAGTACTTAATCAAAGGGGAGTCCATCCTGATTAGCGGTGCTACTGGAGCAGGCAAAAGTTTTTTAGCTTCTGCTTTAGGACACCAGGCCTGTGCACAGGGATATTCAGTAGCTTATTTTAATGTAGCTAAACTGCTGCTGAAAACAAAGATGGCCCGGGTAGATGGCAGCTTAATCAAGTTCTTTGAGAAGCTATCCAAAACCCGCTTACTGATTTTGGATGACTTTGGCTTAACCCCTTTAGAAGCAGGACAGCGATTAGACCTGATGGAGATGATCGAAGACCGCCATGCCCGTGCCTCTACCATTATTGCTTCTCAACTACCGGTCAGCAGCTGGTATGAAGTAATTGGGGAAGCAACTATTGCCGATGCCATCCTCGACCGGCTGCTGCATACCTCTTACCGAATAGAGTTGAAAGGTGAAAGTTTAAGAAAAAAACACTAA
- a CDS encoding carboxymuconolactone decarboxylase family protein, producing MMKTIQVPTREQVNEEAQALFDQLQKRLGKVPNLYATIGYSAHALQAFLQFETSLNQGAFTGKEREAVALVVSQVNGCNYCLAAQTMAAVKRGLTQEETLLIRSGRASDQKMNTIVQLAKSIAENKGKSAQNLLAQFFEAGYSEAALIELTGLVTVRIFTNYVYALTAIPVDFPAAQPLPYALQEQPQS from the coding sequence ATGATGAAAACTATTCAGGTTCCTACAAGAGAACAAGTAAACGAAGAGGCGCAAGCATTATTCGATCAATTACAAAAACGCCTGGGCAAAGTTCCTAACTTATATGCGACCATAGGTTATTCTGCCCATGCTTTACAGGCTTTCCTCCAGTTTGAAACTTCCCTGAATCAGGGTGCATTTACTGGTAAAGAACGGGAAGCCGTTGCCCTGGTGGTTTCGCAGGTAAATGGGTGTAATTATTGTTTGGCAGCCCAAACTATGGCAGCTGTCAAAAGAGGGCTTACCCAGGAAGAAACTTTACTCATCAGGAGTGGCCGCGCAAGTGATCAGAAAATGAATACCATTGTGCAACTGGCTAAATCGATTGCAGAAAATAAAGGCAAATCGGCACAAAATCTATTAGCGCAATTTTTCGAAGCCGGCTATTCTGAAGCAGCCTTAATAGAGCTGACAGGCTTAGTGACTGTAAGGATATTTACCAATTATGTATATGCCTTAACTGCGATTCCGGTAGATTTTCCGGCCGCTCAGCCATTGCCTTATGCTCTTCAGGAGCAACCCCAGTCATGA
- a CDS encoding IS3 family transposase (programmed frameshift), whose product MKRHVFDQAFKQMAIELSYVKGSVKVAAQELDIDPGRLSKWRQDQNLEKIIPKEKSSLTADQLEIRRLQKELKEAQLERDIFKKGGQHLFQERWKIFQFIKENRLLFPIEKMCKVLQVSTSGYYWLKNPVGLRTLKQNILLTDIRKVYNDSKKRYGSPRITSELRDLGISVSRPRVARLMKKANIKSIIRKKYRVQTTDSEHEYAIAENHLNREFSAQAIGQKWVSDLTYIKTQEGWLYLTVVLDLADRKLIGWAMSDTMKASDTTITAWKMAIKNRPVNQNLLFHSDRGVQYACTDFKEQLKGLPVLQSMSRKGNCWDNAVAESFFKTLKTELVYHMDYLTKQQAKLAIFEYIEGWYNKRRRHSALGNRIPEQYQFYLEEKRIAA is encoded by the exons ATGAAAAGACACGTATTTGATCAAGCATTTAAACAGATGGCCATTGAGTTATCTTATGTTAAAGGATCAGTTAAAGTAGCTGCCCAAGAATTAGATATAGATCCTGGAAGATTAAGTAAGTGGAGACAAGATCAAAACCTGGAAAAGATAATACCAAAAGAAAAATCTTCGCTCACGGCAGATCAACTAGAGATTAGACGCTTACAAAAAGAACTCAAGGAGGCTCAGTTAGAAAGAGATATAT TTAAAAAAGGCGGTCAGCATCTTTTCCAAGAGCGATGGAAAATATTTCAATTCATAAAGGAAAACCGCTTATTGTTTCCCATTGAAAAGATGTGTAAAGTACTGCAAGTAAGTACGAGTGGTTATTATTGGTTAAAAAATCCTGTTGGTTTAAGGACCCTAAAACAAAATATATTATTAACTGATATTAGAAAAGTGTACAATGATAGTAAAAAACGATATGGAAGTCCCAGGATTACCAGCGAGTTAAGAGACTTGGGTATTAGTGTATCGCGTCCACGAGTGGCCAGACTGATGAAGAAAGCTAATATCAAAAGTATCATTAGGAAGAAATACCGGGTGCAGACTACAGATTCTGAACATGAATATGCTATAGCTGAAAACCACCTCAACAGAGAGTTTTCTGCACAGGCAATTGGGCAGAAGTGGGTGTCTGATCTGACTTATATTAAAACTCAGGAAGGATGGCTATACCTGACAGTTGTATTGGACCTGGCTGATAGAAAGCTAATTGGGTGGGCAATGAGTGACACAATGAAAGCTAGTGATACTACGATAACTGCCTGGAAAATGGCAATCAAAAACAGGCCTGTTAATCAAAATTTACTGTTCCACTCCGATAGAGGGGTGCAGTATGCTTGTACCGATTTTAAAGAGCAGCTTAAAGGTCTGCCTGTATTGCAAAGTATGAGCAGAAAAGGTAACTGCTGGGATAATGCAGTAGCCGAAAGCTTCTTCAAAACTTTAAAAACAGAGTTAGTCTACCATATGGATTATCTCACAAAGCAACAGGCGAAGCTGGCTATTTTTGAATATATTGAGGGATGGTATAACAAAAGAAGACGCCATTCTGCCTTAGGTAACAGAATTCCCGAACAGTATCAGTTTTATTTAGAAGAAAAAAGAATAGCTGCCTGA
- a CDS encoding response regulator yields the protein MRTYRYKTALLIDDNEIDNLIHTQLIKSISLAEQIIIKSSAMEALEFIVHSIAHSLSLPDIIFLDINMPLMDGFDFLESLELLPSKVWKTTKIVMLSSTIDAGEIRRIREHPYINTFICKPLTPLALTQLL from the coding sequence ATGCGAACCTACCGTTATAAAACCGCTTTGCTTATTGATGATAATGAGATAGATAATTTAATCCACACCCAACTTATCAAAAGTATATCATTAGCTGAACAGATTATTATTAAAAGTTCAGCTATGGAAGCATTAGAATTTATTGTCCATAGTATTGCCCATTCTCTTTCCCTACCTGATATTATTTTTTTGGATATCAACATGCCACTTATGGATGGTTTTGATTTTTTAGAGAGCTTAGAGCTTCTTCCATCAAAAGTGTGGAAGACAACCAAAATTGTAATGCTCTCTTCTACCATAGATGCCGGGGAAATACGCAGAATACGGGAACATCCTTATATTAATACCTTTATTTGTAAGCCACTTACACCCCTTGCCCTAACACAACTTTTATGA
- a CDS encoding dihydrofolate reductase family protein: MSNQQETKVVAIMSMSLDGFVADSNHGVGEVFDWYFASGDVEIQTGGADNMTFRVSQQSADYIRDRTFELGAVLTGRKTFEVAHGWGGTHAWGPAFVVTHKVPAGWPRPNSNVNFITNGLETAVKQAKIAAEGKNVAVHGADIIQQLMNAGLLDEIQVDIAAVILGSGVRLFEHLQGTPMFLGNPTTIQGVGVTHLRYPVVKK, translated from the coding sequence ATGAGTAACCAACAAGAAACAAAAGTTGTCGCCATAATGTCCATGTCCTTAGACGGCTTTGTTGCAGACAGCAACCATGGCGTAGGAGAAGTATTCGACTGGTATTTTGCTTCAGGTGATGTAGAAATCCAGACAGGAGGCGCGGACAACATGACATTCAGGGTATCTCAACAGAGTGCAGATTACATACGAGATCGCACCTTTGAGCTTGGTGCTGTACTAACGGGTCGAAAAACTTTTGAAGTTGCCCACGGGTGGGGTGGAACCCATGCCTGGGGTCCAGCCTTCGTTGTCACTCATAAAGTCCCCGCGGGGTGGCCTCGGCCAAATTCAAATGTAAACTTCATTACCAATGGTCTTGAGACAGCCGTCAAACAAGCTAAAATTGCAGCCGAAGGGAAGAATGTTGCCGTTCATGGTGCCGACATCATTCAACAATTAATGAATGCAGGGTTACTAGACGAAATTCAGGTTGATATAGCCGCTGTCATTCTTGGCTCAGGTGTTAGATTATTCGAGCATCTGCAGGGAACACCCATGTTTCTTGGTAATCCGACCACAATTCAGGGCGTTGGCGTCACACACTTACGATACCCTGTGGTCAAGAAGTAG
- the istA gene encoding IS21 family transposase encodes MAGKPKPMSQIKQLLLLHQQGKGIKFIARSLSLSKNTVKAYLAKTALLPLSVEQLLSLADPLLEAKYHAGNPAYKDTRFDHFKEKLDYFASELKQVGVNRRLLWEEYKKEYAQGYGYSQFCFHLSQQLLARKPTMVLTHKAAEKLFIDFAGKKLSYIDKDTGEVIYCQVFAACLPYSDYSFAMAVPSQNIEDFLYALRCCLEEIGGVPKVLVPDNLKSAIVKASPYEPDVNRAMEDFANHYGAVVIPARVRKPQDKALVENGVKLIYNRVYAKLRHQQFFDLSSLNKAIKEKIREHNQTRMQKKPYCRQEKFLADEKHLLGPLPDYSFELKYYRELKVAQNNHIYLAQDKHYYSVPYTYIGLQVKVIYTRSMVHIYSKGEQIALHVRDYRMGSYTTIKEHLCSHHRHYLERSPEYYLKKAQSKSEEFYKLLEGLFQQKRYPEQLYRTCDGLLRLASRSDADSFRKACLIAIEHGNYTYRFMRNLLENNMVHDQEQIIERSLPEHTNIRGKEYYTQFLSTLN; translated from the coding sequence ATGGCTGGAAAACCAAAACCTATGAGTCAGATCAAACAACTACTGCTGCTGCATCAGCAAGGTAAAGGCATTAAGTTCATTGCCCGCAGTCTTTCCCTGAGCAAGAATACGGTCAAGGCGTATCTTGCCAAAACAGCCCTGCTGCCATTAAGCGTGGAGCAACTGCTGTCCCTAGCCGATCCGCTGCTGGAAGCAAAATACCATGCCGGTAATCCTGCCTACAAAGACACCCGCTTTGACCACTTCAAAGAAAAGCTCGACTACTTTGCCTCAGAACTCAAGCAGGTAGGTGTCAACAGAAGATTGCTGTGGGAAGAGTATAAAAAAGAGTATGCCCAAGGCTACGGCTACTCCCAGTTCTGTTTCCACCTCTCTCAGCAGTTATTGGCCCGTAAACCTACCATGGTCCTAACTCACAAAGCGGCTGAAAAACTATTTATCGATTTTGCCGGAAAAAAGCTTTCCTACATTGACAAAGACACCGGCGAAGTGATCTATTGTCAAGTGTTTGCGGCTTGTCTGCCTTATTCTGACTACAGCTTTGCCATGGCTGTTCCCAGTCAAAATATAGAAGACTTCCTGTATGCCCTCCGGTGCTGTTTAGAAGAGATCGGTGGTGTGCCAAAGGTGCTGGTACCGGATAACTTAAAGTCTGCCATTGTGAAAGCCAGTCCCTATGAACCGGATGTTAATCGTGCCATGGAAGATTTTGCTAATCATTATGGGGCAGTGGTGATTCCGGCCAGAGTGCGTAAACCACAGGACAAGGCCTTGGTAGAAAACGGGGTAAAGCTGATCTATAACAGGGTCTATGCTAAACTGCGCCATCAACAGTTCTTTGATCTTTCCTCCCTCAATAAAGCCATCAAGGAGAAAATCCGTGAACATAATCAAACCAGGATGCAAAAGAAGCCCTACTGCAGACAAGAAAAATTCTTAGCCGATGAAAAACACCTACTTGGGCCACTGCCAGACTATAGTTTTGAACTCAAGTATTACCGGGAGTTGAAAGTGGCCCAGAACAACCATATCTACCTGGCTCAGGATAAACATTACTACAGTGTACCCTACACTTACATTGGCTTGCAGGTAAAAGTGATCTACACCCGCTCGATGGTGCATATCTACAGCAAAGGCGAGCAAATAGCTTTGCATGTGAGAGATTACCGCATGGGCAGCTATACCACTATCAAAGAACACCTGTGTTCCCACCATCGGCACTACCTGGAACGTAGCCCGGAATACTACCTGAAAAAAGCCCAAAGTAAATCAGAAGAGTTCTACAAGCTTTTGGAAGGACTCTTCCAGCAGAAACGCTATCCTGAGCAGCTATACCGCACCTGTGATGGCTTGTTGCGCCTGGCAAGCAGAAGTGATGCAGATAGCTTCCGCAAAGCATGTTTGATTGCTATTGAACATGGCAATTACACCTACCGCTTTATGCGCAACCTACTGGAAAACAACATGGTGCATGACCAGGAGCAGATTATAGAACGGTCCTTGCCGGAACATACTAACATCCGGGGCAAAGAGTATTATACCCAATTTTTATCCACCCTCAACTAA
- a CDS encoding amidohydrolase family protein, protein MKLLIYIVGSLLLLSCKPAYDLQITHANIFDTKKGIVLENKTILINADTIVAVVESNKSVKAKKTINASGKLVTPGIIDTHIHPMHFFGDYDEAPTYLAEDSLPYLRKKFSDNYLPYGVTTVMIMGQPETWLKPILTWSTHPLPKFTNIYTTGGALISKEERKTYIGHISVESPMAARQKVLDYYKMGIRHVKLYWRLRRPEFEAAYKTADSLEMQVYGHIDNGIMSMDTTLAIGLNNYEHLFTIMHSIAFSQEEEKKFVVGLEAVYGKGMLDSIPFLEGIMNEARFIVDNKSEALDSLLTRLTKERATFSSTIHLFADKFGLTYFADPNNKLAAQISKNKMQHNKDNFKAFMQIVKKVQEKGIKLRIGTDVPNGGKAVLSEQLLLSEYGFSIASIIEISTINGAMSLKMENKYGSLEKGKKADLIIYEKSPFEDYKNFLSSRIIVKDGVILTNPASK, encoded by the coding sequence ATGAAATTACTTATCTATATAGTTGGATCGCTGCTTCTGCTGTCTTGCAAACCTGCCTATGATTTGCAAATCACCCATGCCAATATATTCGACACCAAAAAGGGGATTGTACTTGAAAACAAAACAATCCTCATCAATGCCGATACTATAGTAGCGGTAGTAGAAAGTAATAAATCCGTTAAAGCAAAGAAAACAATAAATGCCAGCGGTAAGTTAGTCACACCTGGCATTATTGATACCCATATCCATCCCATGCATTTCTTCGGTGACTACGATGAGGCACCCACTTACCTAGCAGAAGATTCCTTACCCTATTTGAGAAAGAAATTTTCGGACAACTACCTGCCTTATGGCGTTACAACCGTTATGATAATGGGCCAACCTGAAACCTGGCTAAAGCCCATCCTTACTTGGTCAACCCATCCATTACCTAAGTTTACAAACATATATACTACAGGCGGAGCCCTTATTTCCAAAGAAGAACGTAAGACATACATAGGTCATATTTCTGTTGAATCTCCTATGGCTGCCCGACAAAAGGTTTTAGACTATTATAAGATGGGCATTCGGCACGTGAAACTATACTGGCGATTGAGAAGGCCTGAGTTTGAAGCTGCCTATAAAACTGCTGACAGTTTAGAGATGCAGGTGTATGGACACATTGATAATGGCATTATGAGTATGGATACCACACTCGCCATTGGACTCAACAATTATGAACATCTATTTACTATTATGCATAGTATTGCCTTCAGCCAAGAAGAGGAAAAAAAATTCGTTGTCGGACTAGAAGCCGTTTATGGAAAAGGAATGTTAGATTCTATTCCTTTTTTGGAAGGAATTATGAATGAAGCTCGCTTTATTGTTGACAATAAATCAGAAGCCCTTGATTCCCTTTTAACCCGTCTGACAAAAGAACGGGCCACTTTCTCCTCCACCATTCATTTGTTTGCCGATAAGTTTGGGCTCACCTACTTTGCCGATCCGAATAATAAGCTAGCTGCCCAAATAAGTAAAAACAAGATGCAGCACAACAAAGATAATTTTAAAGCCTTTATGCAAATCGTAAAAAAAGTACAAGAGAAAGGGATCAAATTACGAATAGGCACTGATGTACCAAATGGGGGGAAAGCAGTTTTATCGGAACAACTCCTGTTGTCTGAATATGGATTTTCTATTGCGTCCATTATTGAGATTTCTACCATAAATGGAGCCATGTCTTTGAAGATGGAAAATAAATATGGTTCTTTAGAAAAAGGGAAAAAAGCAGATCTAATTATTTATGAAAAAAGTCCTTTCGAGGACTATAAAAACTTTTTATCAAGTAGAATTATAGTAAAAGACGGGGTTATTTTAACAAATCCTGCTTCCAAATGA
- a CDS encoding alpha/beta hydrolase yields the protein MTLSHGDLFNYVGVFSSGFFGPSIDEAETKYAKVLQDPNFNKSKKLFWVEIGKDDFVMEANKKTLALLDKHKIKYQYKETEGGHTWINWRQYLNEFVPLLFR from the coding sequence ATCACCCTAAGTCATGGGGACCTGTTTAATTATGTAGGCGTATTTAGCTCTGGTTTTTTTGGACCAAGTATTGATGAGGCGGAGACCAAATATGCCAAGGTATTACAAGACCCCAACTTTAACAAAAGTAAAAAACTCTTCTGGGTTGAAATTGGGAAGGATGATTTTGTCATGGAGGCCAATAAAAAAACGCTAGCCTTGCTAGACAAACACAAAATCAAGTATCAGTACAAGGAAACAGAAGGAGGACATACCTGGATCAATTGGCGGCAGTATCTAAATGAATTTGTACCATTACTTTTTCGCTAA
- a CDS encoding AraC family transcriptional regulator, whose product MMKAQFPIFDICKLSRCEQEDIFISRLAPFLDKHQNLLLSHKHTFYHIVLFTEGAGSHDIDFQRFLVRPYQIYFMGPGQVHSWSFEGKVDGYVVNFSTQFFQSLLLKADYLDQFPFFNGNVAEAVIDLSTNLHPLILDLFEKLVHESETVQHLRQDMVRVLLVQLFIQMDRLSFERPVHQATAYNYTLLRNYQKLVEKNYTSLKLPREYAELLFITPGHLNALCHEVLGQSAGEVIRDRIMLEAKRLLTNLSLTISEVAYQLNFADNSYFTKFFKKHTGLTPEKFRDGLFNQLSQDALSLQ is encoded by the coding sequence ATGATGAAGGCACAATTCCCTATTTTTGATATTTGTAAATTATCCCGATGTGAACAAGAAGATATTTTTATCAGCCGGTTGGCACCTTTTCTGGACAAACATCAAAACCTGCTTTTGTCACACAAACATACTTTTTACCATATAGTCTTATTTACAGAAGGAGCCGGCAGCCATGACATCGATTTTCAACGTTTTCTGGTTAGGCCTTATCAAATCTATTTTATGGGGCCTGGCCAGGTACATAGCTGGAGTTTTGAAGGCAAAGTAGATGGCTATGTGGTAAATTTTTCTACCCAGTTTTTTCAATCTTTACTGCTGAAAGCAGATTACCTGGATCAATTTCCATTTTTTAATGGTAATGTAGCTGAGGCTGTAATTGATCTGTCCACTAATTTACACCCTCTAATACTTGACCTGTTTGAAAAGCTTGTCCATGAAAGTGAAACTGTTCAGCATTTAAGACAGGATATGGTCAGGGTTTTATTAGTACAACTTTTTATACAGATGGACAGGTTAAGCTTTGAACGCCCCGTTCATCAGGCAACAGCTTATAATTATACATTGCTGCGGAACTATCAAAAGCTGGTTGAAAAAAATTATACTTCTTTAAAATTGCCAAGAGAGTATGCCGAACTCCTGTTTATTACCCCTGGACATTTAAATGCCCTATGTCATGAGGTCTTAGGGCAGTCAGCCGGAGAAGTAATACGGGACCGTATTATGCTGGAAGCTAAACGCTTATTAACTAATTTATCATTAACTATCTCGGAAGTAGCCTATCAATTGAACTTTGCCGATAACTCTTACTTTACAAAATTTTTCAAAAAACACACCGGATTAACCCCCGAAAAGTTCAGAGATGGCCTGTTCAATCAATTATCCCAAGATGCCCTTTCTCTACAGTAA
- a CDS encoding esterase: MPQRQPTPNDTLKSPQVLSDHRVKISIYAPKASEVTVSGDFPGGSPSMKLEKGEIGVWSVTIGPLKPDYYTYTLTVDGVRTMDPKNPVIKQGINSLENMMAVSGQETAFQDNKSVPHGEVRQVWYQSTSLDMPRRMHVYTPPGYEKSNTKYPVFYLLHGGGDDDSGWSTVGRANFILDNLLAAGKAKPMIVVMPNGSMPIRSTPGAMNPQAMTQMRTMFADELLKEVMPYVEKNYRILTGRENQAIAGLSMGGFQTLDVTLDIPVMLTPFGDTDTPKRKWFKEPDGLTMLVFFS; the protein is encoded by the coding sequence ATGCCACAGCGGCAACCCACACCTAACGATACCTTGAAATCGCCACAAGTCTTGTCTGACCATCGGGTAAAAATCAGTATTTATGCGCCTAAAGCGAGTGAGGTTACAGTAAGTGGTGATTTTCCTGGTGGATCCCCTAGTATGAAATTAGAAAAAGGAGAGATCGGAGTCTGGTCTGTAACCATTGGCCCTCTCAAGCCTGATTATTACACCTACACCCTTACAGTGGATGGGGTTCGCACCATGGACCCGAAAAATCCGGTAATTAAGCAGGGGATCAACAGCCTGGAAAATATGATGGCTGTATCCGGGCAAGAAACAGCTTTCCAGGATAATAAATCTGTTCCACATGGAGAGGTGCGCCAGGTTTGGTATCAGTCTACCTCCCTTGATATGCCCCGGCGAATGCATGTGTATACACCCCCAGGGTATGAGAAAAGTAACACCAAATACCCGGTGTTTTATCTGTTACATGGCGGAGGTGACGACGATTCAGGATGGAGCACGGTAGGCCGTGCTAATTTCATCCTAGATAACCTACTGGCAGCAGGAAAGGCAAAACCCATGATCGTAGTGATGCCTAATGGAAGTATGCCCATTCGTAGCACACCCGGAGCGATGAACCCTCAGGCGATGACACAGATGCGGACTATGTTTGCTGATGAGCTTCTCAAAGAAGTGATGCCTTATGTGGAGAAAAACTACCGGATACTTACTGGCCGTGAAAATCAAGCGATTGCTGGACTCTCGATGGGTGGCTTTCAAACGTTGGATGTCACCCTGGATATTCCGGTGATGTTGACCCCCTTTGGCGATACTGACACACCAAAAAGGAAGTGGTTCAAAGAACCCGATGGTCTGACAATGTTAGTGTTTTTTTCTTAA